From a single Phocoena sinus isolate mPhoSin1 chromosome 1, mPhoSin1.pri, whole genome shotgun sequence genomic region:
- the TARDBP gene encoding TAR DNA-binding protein 43, whose amino-acid sequence MSEYIRVTEDENDEPIEIPSEDDGTVLLSTVTAQFPGACGLRYRNPVSQCMRGVRLVEGILHAPDAGWGNLVYVVNYPKDNKRKMDETDASSAVKVKRAVQKTSDLIVLGLPWKTTEQDLKEYFSTFGEVLMVQVKKDIKTGHSKGFGFVRFTEYETQVKVMSQRHMIDGRWCDCKLPNSKQSPDEPLRSRKVFVGRCTEDMTADELRQFFCQYGEVVDVFIPKPFRAFAFVTFADDQVAQSLCGEDLIIKGISVHISNAEPKHNSNRQLERSGRFGGNPGGFGNQGGFGNSRGGGAGLGNNQGSNMGGGMNFGAFSINPAMMAAAQAALQSSWGMMGMLASQQNQSGPSGNNQSQGNMQREPNQAFGSGNNSYSGSNSGAAIGWGSASNAGSGSGFNGGFGSSMDSKSSGWGM is encoded by the exons ATGTCCGAATATATTCGGGTAACCGAAGATGAGAATGACGAGCCCATTGAAATACCATCAGAAGACGATGGGACAGTGCTGCTGTCCACAGTTACAGCCCAGTTTCCAGGGGCATGTGGGCTTCGCTACAGGAATCCAGTGTCTCAATGTATGAGAGGTGTCCGTCTGGTAGAAGGAATTCTGCACGCCCCTGATGCTGGCTGGGGGAACCTGGTGTATGTTGTCAACTATCCCAAAG ataacaaaagaaaaatggatgaaaCAGATGCTTCATCAGCAGTGAAGGTGAAAAGAGCAGTCCAGAAAACATCTGATTTAATAGTGTTGGGCCTCCCATGGAAAACAACTGAACAGGatctaaaagaatattttagtaCCTTTGGAGAAGTTCTTATGGTTCAG gtCAAGAAAGATATTAAAACTGGTCATTCAAAAGGGTTTGGCTTTGTTCGTTTTACGGAATATGAAACCCAGGTGAAAGTAATGTCACAGCGACATATGATAGATGGACGATGGTGTGACTGTAAGCTTCCAAATTCTAAG CAAAGCCCAGATGAGCCTTTGAGAAGCAGAAAGGTGTTTGTTGGGCGTTGTACGGAAGACATGACTGCTGATGAGTTGCGGCAGTTTTTTTGCCAGTACGGAGAAGTGGTAGATGTCTTCATTCCCAAACCGTTCAGGGCTTTTGCCTTTGTTACGTTTGCAGATGATCAG GTTGCCCAGTCTCTTTGTGGAGAGGACTTGATCATTAAAGGAATCAGCGTACATATATCCAATGCTGAACCTAAACACAATAGCAATAGACAGTTAGAAAGAAGTGGAAGATTTGGTGGTAATCCAGGTGGCTTTGGGAATCAGGGTGGATTTGGTAACAGTAGAGGGGGTGGAGCTGGTTTGGGAAACAATCAAGGTAGTAATATGGGTGGAGGGATGAACTTTGGTGCTTTTAGCATTAATCCAGCAATGATGGCTGCAGCCCAGGCAgctctgcagagcagctggggtaTGATGGGCATGTTAGCCAGTCAGCAGAACCAGTCAGGCCCATCAGGTAATAACCAAAGCCAAGGCAACATGCAGAGGGAGCCAAATCAGGCTTTTGGTTCTGGAAATAACTCTTATAGTGGTTCTAATTCAGGTGCAGCAATTGGTTGGGGATCAGCATCAAATGCAGGGTCAGGCAGTGGTTTTAATGGAGGCTTTGGCTCAAGCATGGATTCTAAATCTTCTGGCTGGGGAATGTAG